The DNA sequence TAGGCCCACTCTGAACACCTGGACTCTTGCTTGCATTTACCTTTGatgccctctctccctctctctcgaCCTGGTCTCACCTTTCATCATTCACCCTCTTCAACGTGACAATGTTTCCCTCTCTCAagtattttttatgtttgaaagAGAGTTTGTAAAGGGCAACATTTAACCAAAGAATTCGTGTTGGTGCCATGGGCCTCTATTGAGTGGGAGTCAGGTGCCTGCTGACCCACACATGTGAGTGCCCTGACCCCCAGAATCCCAGTTTCTGCCCCCTCCCATCTGAGATCCCTCTGACTCTAAGCCCATTTTCCCTTCCAGTGACAAGAGGGATAAAAGAGATTGAGGGGTAAGTAGTTGTGCTGTGGGCGCTGTTTCCCTTCTTgtcattgttttccttttatttcagtgagagacacacacacgcacaccactcACGCACACAAGCTGCGGGACCAAGGCCGTTTGGTCTTGAGTGTCTGAGCTGGGGGGCAGGTGGGGAGGAGTGCGAGGCTGCTGCCCCTCCTCTCCGGGGCCTGCTCAGTGCAGTCCGCTGGGGCACAGGAGGCTGGGAAGGTGCTGTGCTCAGGACTCAGTGTCACAGGGTAGGAGTCTTAAGTGTTAGTTTTCTTGCCGCTGCCGGCGCTGCCCACTTTCCGTTCTAGCCAGCTGTATGGCTCGAAGGCCGAGGAACCCAGTTCGTAGCCAGCAGGCAGGTCCAGCAGTGGGGCCGAGGAAAAGCAGACAGCTGGCAGAGGGGGCGGCAGCGGGGGGGAAGCCGAGGCCGAGGGCAGCGGGTTGAGGCGTGGAGAGGAGTTCCTGGGGTCACCTAAGGAGGTGCCCCTGTGGCTGGCAGGTAGGCCTGGCAGGCTAGGGGTCAGCGCCAGGAGGCTGGGGGCCCTGGGCACAGAGAGCAGCCGGCCCTGCTCCAGCAGCCGCAGAATGTTGGAGGTAGCAAAGGCctcggaggctgaggaggacgCCCGCTTCTCCAGGTCTCTGCTCTggtctttcttctgcttggtgcGGCGGTTCTGGAACCAGACCTTCaccttggggtgggggaggggttgtCAAGGAGGGAGATGGGACAGGCGAAGCAAAGTGGgggcaggcaggaggaggagaggagaggaagggcaTGGGTAGGGCAGGTGGtggatggggtggggcagggtgtGAGGGTGGAGCGAAGAAGGGCATGGATGGGGCAGGTGGtggatggggtggggcagggtgtGAGGGTGGAGAGAGGAAGGGCATGGGTGGGGCAGATGGtggatggggtg is a window from the Macaca mulatta isolate MMU2019108-1 chromosome 13, T2T-MMU8v2.0, whole genome shotgun sequence genome containing:
- the VAX2 gene encoding ventral anterior homeobox 2 → MGDGGAERDRGPARRAESAGGGGRGGDRGGAEDLRADGGGHSPTEVARTSASSPAGSRESGADSDGQPGPGEADHCRRILVRDAKGTIREIVLPKGLDLDRPKRTRTSFTAEQLYRLEMEFQRCQYVVGRERTELARQLNLSETQVKVWFQNRRTKQKKDQSRDLEKRASSSASEAFATSNILRLLEQGRLLSVPRAPSLLALTPSLPGLPASHRGTSLGDPRNSSPRLNPLPSASASPPLPPPLPAVCFSSAPLLDLPAGYELGSSAFEPYSWLERKVGSAGSGKKTNT